CCGGGCCCGGAAGACCGGTCAGCCCTGTCCGTGCGGCCACCGACGCGTCAGGATGGGCCCAGGAGGTGCGCCGTGCGCAATCACGCGTTCGTGCTCGTCGTCGCCGTGCTGACGCTCGTCGGGTGCGCCGCCCCGCGCGAGGACGAGCCGGGCGACGCACCGTCGCCGTCCGCGACGCCCGGGCGGGAGACGACCGCCCCCACCCCGAGCGCGACGACCGAGGCGCCGACGGCCGCAGCCGCCCCGGTCGGCGCCTCGCTCACGATCGTGCTCGACGAGACCGGCTCGGGGGACGTCCGGACCATGACGCTGACGTGCGACCCCGTGGGCGGCGACCACCCGGACCCGGCGGCTGCCTGCGCGGCCCTCGCCGCCGCCGGCCCCGGCGCCTTCGACCCGCCGCCGGGCGACGCCCTGTGCACCCAGCTGTTCGGCGGGCCGCAGGTGGCGGTCGTCGAGGGCACGGTCGCCGGCACAGCGGTGAACGCACGGTTCTCGCGCACCGACGGCTGCGAGATCGGCCGCTGGGACGCGCTGGCTCCCCTCCTCGGCAGCACCGGGGGCGTCTGACCCGGCGTCCGGACGCCGCGCCGGACCGCACCGCCCGCCGCCGCGCCGCACCGCACGCACGGCGACGGCCGGGGTGCACCGTCCACCCCGGCCGTCGTCATCCCCTGCTCAGGGCTCAGCTCGTCGCGTTCTTGACCTCGGCGGTGAACTGCTCGGCGGCCTGCTCGGGCGTGAGCCGGTCGAAGAGCACTTCCTGGTTGATGCGACGGATGATGGTGGCGACCTCGCCCGACCCGACGGGCGGGACCGGGACGCCGTCGACGATCTCGTCCTGCAGGTCCGACAGGAAGTCGGCGGCCTGCTGGTCGACGGGCGAGAACTTGGGCTTCACGGCCTCGCGGACCTCGAGGTTCGCCGGGAGCCCACGGTCGGACAGCAGGATCTCGCCGGCCTCCTCGCTGTTCACGAGGAAGTCGATGAACTGCGCCGCGGCCTGCGGGTGCTTCGAGCTCTTCGCGATCGAGTAGTACATCGCGGGCTTGAAGTACATGCCCGTGCGCTCGTGCTCCGACTCGCCCGGGAAGCGCAGCAGCTTGAGCTCACGTCCCGCGGCGGTCGAGATGGCGCCGAGCTGGTTCGTCCACCAGACGCCCATGGCTCCCGTCTGCGTGCCGAGCAGCGAGCCCTCGGGGCCGGCGGCGTCGACCTCGACCGACTTCGCGCCGTCGGGCTGGCCGCCCGCCTTGCGGAGGTCGACCGACAGCTGCCACCACTCGGCGAGCAGCTCGTCGTCGTAGCCGACCTCGCCGTTCTCGTCGTAGAGGTTCTGGCCCTGCTGACGCGCGTAGATCGAGAAGCCCGGCTCGTTGAACGCGTAGTCCTGCGTGCCGTAGATCGTCCCGCCGGTGCTCGCCGTGATCTTCGTGGCGATGTCGAGGTAGTCGTCCCACGTCCACGTCTTGTCGTCGGGCAGCTCGACGCCCGCCGCCTCGAACGCCGCCGGGTCGGCGAAGACGGCGTACGCGTTGACGCCGGTCGGGACGCCGAACGTGCCGTCGTCGAACGACGCCGACTCGACGACCGAGGGGTCGATGTTCGACAGGTCGAGCGTGTCCTCGACGGTCGACAGGTCGAGCAGCACGCCGCGCGTCGCGTAGTCGCGCAGGTACCGCTCCTCCTGCGTGATGACGTCCGGGGCGTCGTCCGCGGCGATCGACGTCGCGAGCTTGTCCCAGTAGCCGCCCCAGTCGGTGAAGTCGCCCTGGACCGTGATGTTCGGGTACTTCGCCTGGAACGCCTCGATGACCCGCTGCGTGAGCTGGTGGCGGGTGTCGGAGCCCCACCACGAGAAGCGGATGGTGACCGGCCCGGTCTCGGTGGGGGCCGAGGCGGGCTCGGAGGCTTCCGGCGTCGCCTCGCCCTGCCCGCACGCGGTGAGGGCGAGGGCCGCGACACCGAGCGCCGCGGCGAGCCGCACGCTGCGCCGCAGGTGCGGGCGGCGGGTCGTGAGAAGAGACATCGTGCTCCTTCAGTGGGGGTGAGGGCGGTACTCCGTGCGCACCGTCGCGCACGGTCGAGGGCCGAGCCGAGCGGTCACTTGATACCCGTCGTGGCGATTCCCTTGACGAGGTACTTCTGACCGAAGAGGAAGACGAGGAACAGCGGGACGAGGGACACGATCGACATCGCGAACATCGGGCCCCACGAGCTCTCGCCCGTGGCGTCGATGAAGCTCCGCAGCGCGATCGGCACCGTGTACATGTCCGGCTTGGTGAGGAAGATGAGCTGCCGGAAGAAGTCGTTCCACGTCCAGATGAACGAGAAGATCGCGGTCGTCGCGAGGGCCGGCGTGGACAGCGGCAGCATGATCTGGAAATAGATCCGGGCGTGCCCCGCGCCGTCGATCCGCGCGGCCTCGTCGAGCTCGCGGGGAAGGCCCCGGAAGAACTGGACCATGAGGAAGATGAAGAACGCGTCGGTCGCGAGCAGGTGCGGCACGATGATCGGCAGGAACGTGTTGATCCAGCCGAGCTCGGAGAACAGCACGTACTGCGGCACGATCACGACGTGGATCGGCAGCATGATCGACATGAGCATGATCGCGAACCAGAACTTGCGGCCCTTGAAGTTGAGCCGCGCGAACGCGTACGCCGCGGCGGAGCACGAGAGCAGGTTCCCGAGCAGGACGCCGAGCACGAGGATCGCCGAGTTCAGCAGGTAGTGGCTGAACGGGTGCGTGAGCGCGTTCCAGCCGACCGAGTAGTTGCTGAGGTCGATCGCCGACGGGATGAGACCCGGCTCGCGGAAGATCAGCGCGCTCGGCTTGATCGAGCTCGCGATCATCCACAGCAGCGGGTACAGCATCACGAAGCCGAAGGCGACGAGGGCCGTGTGCTTGAGGGCCGTCTTGATGTGACCGACCCACGGGGAGCGGCGCTTGCGGGTCGCGGTGGCAGCGGCGGAGGCGGCCTCGACCGCGGCCGTCCGGTGCTGGTCGTTGTGCACGACGGGGCGGTGCGCGGTGTCAGTCATTGTAGAAGACCCAGTACTTGGAGGCGATGAAGTTCAGGGCGGTCATGCCGGCGATGATGGCCAGGAGGAGCCACGCCATCGCGGACGCGTACCCCATGTCGAGCGCACCGAAACCGCGCTGGTAGAGGTACAGCGTGTAGAACATCGTGGAGTCCACCGGGCCGCCGGTCCCGCCGCTGACGATGAACGCCTGCGTGAACGACTGGAACGCGTGGATGACCTGCAGCACGAGGTTGAAGAACACGATCGGGCTGAGCAGCGGGACGGTGATCGCGACGAACTGGCGCACCTTTCCCGCGCCGTCGATCGACGCCGCCTCGTAGTACATCTCGGGGATCTGGCGCAGGCCGGCGAGGAAGATGACCATCGGGGCACCGAACGTCCACACGTTGAGGATGACGAGCGTCCCGAGCGCGTAGTCGGGGTGGGAGACCCAGCCCTGGCCCTGGATGCCGAAGTACCCCAGCACCTGGTTGATGAGGCCGTCGGAGCCGAAGACCTGGCGCCACAGCAGCGCGATGGCGACGGAGCCACCGAGCAGCGAGGGCAGGTAGTAGACCGACCGGTACAGGGCGAGGCCGCGCAGGCCGCGGTCGAGCACGAGGGCGAGCCCGAGCGCGGCGGCGAGCTGCAGCGGGATCGACACGAACACGTAGGTGAACGTCACGCGCAGCGAGTTGTGCAGGCGGGTGTCCTCCAGCATGCGCTGGTAGTTCTCGAGGCCGATCCAGCTCGGGTCCTCGAGCAGGTTGTAGTCCGTGAAGGACAGGTACAGCGAGGCGAGGATCGGGCCCACGGTGATGACGGTGAGGCCGAGGAACCAGGGCGCGAGGAAGACGAGCGCTGCCTTGTTGTCGCCGCGCTCCGCGGGGGCCACGGAGGCCGGTCCCGAGGTGCGGCGCAGGGCGCGGAGCTCGGTGATGGTCGCCACCGTCACCACCCCCCGCAGAGGCAGGTGCGGGTGGTGGACCCGTCCCTGCCTGTCGTGCCGTGCTGGACGTTCGTCATGCGCACTCCCGGTGGATCCTCATCGATGTCCCGAGCAGGGTGGAAAGCGCTCTCCGCTTCCTGGTAGTAGTTTGGTACCAGTCCGGAATGTGTGATGTCAACCACACAGCCGGGTGCCAGAGAGGTGCCGGAGCAGGGGGACAGCCTGCTGACCAGCGACGACGCGAGCGGAGCCGAGCGTGCCAGAGACCGCCCCCATGATCGACGGCGACGGGCACCCGCACGGGTTCCCACCTGCGGGGACGCCCCGCCAGGAGGCCCCGGAGCCCGGCGGCGGGGCCGCTCGTGCCGCGTCGCGACCGGTGTCGGTGGCCCTGGTCGGGACCCACGGGCACGGCACATCACATCTTGGTCACGTTCGCTCGCTCGCCGACGCGGGGGCCGTCCGGCTCGCCGCCGTCGTCGACCCGCACCCGCTCGCGACGGCTGCCGAGGTCGCCGAGGGCGCGACGCGCGGGCAGCGCCTCGCGTCCGTCGACGACGTGCCCGACGGCACCGTGTGGCACCCCGACCTCGCCGCGCTGCTCGCCGCCGGGGCGCCCGACGTCGTGATCCTCTGCACCCCGATCGACACGCACGCACCGCTCGCGACCGCCGCGCTCGAGGCCGGCTGCGACGTGCTGCTCGAGAAGCCGCCGACCGCGTCGCTCGCCGAGCTCGAGGGGCTCGTCGCGACGCAGGAGCGCACCGGCCGGACCGTCCAGGTCGGCTTCCAGACGTACGGGTCGCACGCCGTCGCCCGCGTCCGCGAGGTGGTGGCGAGCGGCGAGATCGGGACCGTCACCGGGGTCGGCGGCGTCGGGACGTGGGTGCGGCCCGACACCTACTGGACGCGCGCACGGTGGGCCGGGCGGCGCACGGTCGACGGGCGCGCGGTGGTCGACGGCGTCGTCACCAACCCCCTCGCGCACGCGGTCGCGACCGCGCTGCTGCTCGCCGGCGCCTCGCGGGCGAGCGACGTCGCCTCGGTCGAGCTCGACCTGGCGCGCGCCAACCCGATCGAGGCCGACGACACGTCGAGCGTCCGGGTCACCACGACGGACGGGCTGCGGGTCGCGCTCGGGCTGACGCTGTGCGCCGCCGTGCAGACGCCGCCGCACCTCGTGGTGCACGGGACCGAGGGGCGCGTCGTGCTGCACTACACGCGCGACGTGCTCGAGGTCACCGGGCCGGGCGGCACGCGCACCGAGACGTGCGCGCGCGACGACCTGCTCGAGAACCTCCTGGCGCACCGCGCCGACCCCGCGGTGCCGCTGCACGCGCCGCTCGTCGCGACCGGGGCCTTCATGCGGGTGCTCGACGCGGTCCGCGCCGCCCCCGACCCCGTGGCGATCGACCCCGCGCACGTCGACGACGTGACCGACGACGCGGGCCGGCACCTCGTGGTCCGCGGCGTCGAGGACCTGTGCGCGCAGGTCGCCGAGACGCTGCAGACCTTCAGCGAGCTCGGGGCGCCGTGGACGCGTCCGTCGACGACCGGGGGTGCGGCATGACGCACGGTGCGGTGCACGAGCCCGTCGACTCCCCCGCGCACGGCCCCGCCGGACCCGACGCGCCCGTCAAGGCCCCGCCGTGGGACCCCACGCCCTCCTGGGGCGAGCACCGCGTGCTCGCCCGGCTCGAGGTCGCGGACCGCGTCGTGGCGGAGTACGCCGACGGCACCGGCGCTCCGGCGTTCGACTCCCCGCGCCCGCACCTGCACCCCGTGCGGACCCCGGGCGGCGTCGTCGTGACCGACGCGGCCCCGCGCGACCACACCTGGCACGTGGGCCTCGGCGTGGGCGTGCAGGACGTCGCGGGCAGCAACCTCTGGGGCGGGCGCACGTACGTGCGGGACGACGGCTACACGTGGCGCCACGACCACGGCGCGGTCCGCCACGACGCGTGGCCCCTCGAGGAGCCGAGCCTGCGCGTCGAGGCGCTCACGTGGCTCGATGCGCAGGGCGCGCCGGTGCTCACCGAGACGCGGACGCTACGCTGGGGTCCCGCCGGGGCGCTCGCCGCGGGCACCGGCTGGCAGCTCGAGCTCACGACGGTCCTCACGCTCGCGCCCGGGCGCACCGAGCCCGTGGCGCTCGGCAGCCCGGGGTCGAACGGCCGGGTCGGCGGCGGCTACGGCGGCTTCTTCTGGCGGCTGCCCGCGTGCCTGGACGTCGACGTGCGCACGCCCCTGGGCCGCGGCGAGGAGGCCGTGCACGGGTCACGGCCGTCGCAGGGCGCGGCGTGGGTCGCCTGGTCGGCGCGGTCCCGCCCGGCCGCGGAGCCGGAACCCCTGACGAGCGCGAGCGGCATCCCGCTCGGCGGCGTGTTCGGGCGTGACGGGTTCGGGCGCGTCGGCGCCGGCGGGGCGATCGAGGTCGCGGGCTTCGCGGACGGCACGGCGAGCGGCGTGGGTGACGGGCTCGTCAGCGTTCCCGGTCCCGCGGGTGAGGCGGCCCGGGCAGCAGCGACCGAGCACCCCGCGGACGGCGACTTCACGGTCGCCCTCGCGCCCGCGCGGGGTCAGGCGGCCGACGACCCCTGGTTCGTGCGGGTCGCCGACTACCCGGGCCTCGGCTCGGCCTGGGCGTGGGAGCACCCCGCGGTCGTCGAGCCCGGGCAGCCGTTCACCCGC
The Cellulomonas sp. NS3 DNA segment above includes these coding regions:
- a CDS encoding carbohydrate ABC transporter permease; protein product: MTDTAHRPVVHNDQHRTAAVEAASAAATATRKRRSPWVGHIKTALKHTALVAFGFVMLYPLLWMIASSIKPSALIFREPGLIPSAIDLSNYSVGWNALTHPFSHYLLNSAILVLGVLLGNLLSCSAAAYAFARLNFKGRKFWFAIMLMSIMLPIHVVIVPQYVLFSELGWINTFLPIIVPHLLATDAFFIFLMVQFFRGLPRELDEAARIDGAGHARIYFQIMLPLSTPALATTAIFSFIWTWNDFFRQLIFLTKPDMYTVPIALRSFIDATGESSWGPMFAMSIVSLVPLFLVFLFGQKYLVKGIATTGIK
- a CDS encoding Gfo/Idh/MocA family protein; this translates as MPETAPMIDGDGHPHGFPPAGTPRQEAPEPGGGAARAASRPVSVALVGTHGHGTSHLGHVRSLADAGAVRLAAVVDPHPLATAAEVAEGATRGQRLASVDDVPDGTVWHPDLAALLAAGAPDVVILCTPIDTHAPLATAALEAGCDVLLEKPPTASLAELEGLVATQERTGRTVQVGFQTYGSHAVARVREVVASGEIGTVTGVGGVGTWVRPDTYWTRARWAGRRTVDGRAVVDGVVTNPLAHAVATALLLAGASRASDVASVELDLARANPIEADDTSSVRVTTTDGLRVALGLTLCAAVQTPPHLVVHGTEGRVVLHYTRDVLEVTGPGGTRTETCARDDLLENLLAHRADPAVPLHAPLVATGAFMRVLDAVRAAPDPVAIDPAHVDDVTDDAGRHLVVRGVEDLCAQVAETLQTFSELGAPWTRPSTTGGAA
- a CDS encoding PmoA family protein; amino-acid sequence: MTHGAVHEPVDSPAHGPAGPDAPVKAPPWDPTPSWGEHRVLARLEVADRVVAEYADGTGAPAFDSPRPHLHPVRTPGGVVVTDAAPRDHTWHVGLGVGVQDVAGSNLWGGRTYVRDDGYTWRHDHGAVRHDAWPLEEPSLRVEALTWLDAQGAPVLTETRTLRWGPAGALAAGTGWQLELTTVLTLAPGRTEPVALGSPGSNGRVGGGYGGFFWRLPACLDVDVRTPLGRGEEAVHGSRPSQGAAWVAWSARSRPAAEPEPLTSASGIPLGGVFGRDGFGRVGAGGAIEVAGFADGTASGVGDGLVSVPGPAGEAARAAATEHPADGDFTVALAPARGQAADDPWFVRVADYPGLGSAWAWEHPAVVEPGQPFTRGLRCLVADGRLTDGEVAAALLGTAAAAQGTRAGGPSVGPRSARSARSARSARPTADAPPTPQEQPR
- a CDS encoding SSI family serine proteinase inhibitor, which translates into the protein MRNHAFVLVVAVLTLVGCAAPREDEPGDAPSPSATPGRETTAPTPSATTEAPTAAAAPVGASLTIVLDETGSGDVRTMTLTCDPVGGDHPDPAAACAALAAAGPGAFDPPPGDALCTQLFGGPQVAVVEGTVAGTAVNARFSRTDGCEIGRWDALAPLLGSTGGV
- a CDS encoding ABC transporter substrate-binding protein, with amino-acid sequence MSLLTTRRPHLRRSVRLAAALGVAALALTACGQGEATPEASEPASAPTETGPVTIRFSWWGSDTRHQLTQRVIEAFQAKYPNITVQGDFTDWGGYWDKLATSIAADDAPDVITQEERYLRDYATRGVLLDLSTVEDTLDLSNIDPSVVESASFDDGTFGVPTGVNAYAVFADPAAFEAAGVELPDDKTWTWDDYLDIATKITASTGGTIYGTQDYAFNEPGFSIYARQQGQNLYDENGEVGYDDELLAEWWQLSVDLRKAGGQPDGAKSVEVDAAGPEGSLLGTQTGAMGVWWTNQLGAISTAAGRELKLLRFPGESEHERTGMYFKPAMYYSIAKSSKHPQAAAQFIDFLVNSEEAGEILLSDRGLPANLEVREAVKPKFSPVDQQAADFLSDLQDEIVDGVPVPPVGSGEVATIIRRINQEVLFDRLTPEQAAEQFTAEVKNATS
- a CDS encoding carbohydrate ABC transporter permease, with product MATITELRALRRTSGPASVAPAERGDNKAALVFLAPWFLGLTVITVGPILASLYLSFTDYNLLEDPSWIGLENYQRMLEDTRLHNSLRVTFTYVFVSIPLQLAAALGLALVLDRGLRGLALYRSVYYLPSLLGGSVAIALLWRQVFGSDGLINQVLGYFGIQGQGWVSHPDYALGTLVILNVWTFGAPMVIFLAGLRQIPEMYYEAASIDGAGKVRQFVAITVPLLSPIVFFNLVLQVIHAFQSFTQAFIVSGGTGGPVDSTMFYTLYLYQRGFGALDMGYASAMAWLLLAIIAGMTALNFIASKYWVFYND